From Zingiber officinale cultivar Zhangliang chromosome 5B, Zo_v1.1, whole genome shotgun sequence, the proteins below share one genomic window:
- the LOC121985538 gene encoding probable E3 ubiquitin-protein ligase RHY1A, translating into MIMAGMLPGVEYARRRRLHLGGPSTDATRRSSFSVYTTAHEKTTKRSILNQELHDEALGHIAREAKERLDARLKIRRHNSAGSMEQSKNEGQGELHEIPGNVQREVYSSKNSKKKFSWSKMGWTSPEQSDCAVCLEEYKTGDILVHLPCAHRFHWNCAQPWLETSSYCPCCRTTIFAEWEQSVK; encoded by the exons ATGATCATGGCAGGAATGCTCCCTGGGGTTGAATACGCTCGCCGGAGACGCCTCCACCTCGGCGGCCCTTCGACTGATGCGACAAGGAGATCATCCTTTAGCGTGTACACGACAGCACATGAGAAAACCACG AAAAGGAGCATCTTGAACCAAGAACTCCATGATGAAGCACTCGGACACATCGCCAGGGAAGCTAAAGAGAGGTTGGATGCCAGATTAAAGATCAGAAG ACATAACAGTGCTGGGAGCATGGAGCAGAGCAAGAACGAGGGGCAGGGAGAGTTGCACGAGATCCCTGGCAATGTGCAGAGGGAGGTGTACTCTTCCAAGAACAGCAAGAAGAAGTTCAGCTGGAGCAAGATGGGGTGGACGTCGCCGGAGCAGTCTGACTGCGCGGTATGCTTGGAAGAGTACAAGACCGGGGACATCCTCGTGCACCTGCCTTGCGCGCACAGGTTCCACTGGAACTGTGCCCAACCATGGCTGGAGACCAGCTCTTACTGCCCTTGCTGCAGAACGACCATATTTGCAGAGTGGGAGCAGTCAGTGAAATGA